The Tachyglossus aculeatus isolate mTacAcu1 chromosome 4, mTacAcu1.pri, whole genome shotgun sequence genome contains a region encoding:
- the MIGA2 gene encoding mitoguardin 2 — MAFRSTEGMSMIQALAMTVAEIPVFLYTTFGQSVFSQLRLSPGLRKVLFATALGTVALALAAHQLKRRPRKKQVCPEKGGAKPGMVPVPILLARRVPSVKKGYPGRRVQSPGSKSNDTLSGISSIEPSKRSGSSHSVASMVAMNSSSPTAASSGPWDARVAEESGAMGDAKAENLYIQGMELFEEALQKWEQALSIGQRGDSSSTPTPWDNLRSQETISEILSEPESQKKEFAEKLESLLHRAYHLQEEFGSTLPADSVLLDLERTLLLPLTEGSLNLRVDDEDSLASEDSFFSATELLDCLQSGDLPFQLSRPAAAYEQALQLVREGKVTCRTLRTELLGCYSDQDFLAKLHCVRQAFQGLLQDENNQLFFGEVGKKMVTGLMTKAEKNPKGFLESYEEMLSYALRQETWPTTQLELEGRGVVCMSFFDIVLDFILMDAFEDLENPPSSVLAVLRNRWLSDSFKETALATACWSVLKAKRRLLLVPDGFIAHFYSVSEHVSPILAFGFLGPRPQLSEVCSFFKHQIVHYLKDMFDLDNVRYTTVQALADDILQLSRRRSEILLGFLGTEPGREMNGTLPGGNGLTEELL; from the exons ATGGCTTTCCGAAGCACCGAGGGAATGTCTATGATCCAGGCTCTGGCCATGACGGTGGCGGAGATCCCCGTGTTCCTCTACACAACCTTTGGACAG tCCGTCTTTTCCCAGCTGCGGCTGTCCCCGGGCCTGCGGAAGGTGCTGTTCGCCACGGCCCTCGGCAcggtggccctggccctggctgcTCACCAGCTGAAACGACGGCCCCGGAAGAAGCAGgtctgcccagagaagggaggcgcGAAGCCGGGGATGGTCCCCGTCCCCATCCTCCTGGCCAGGAGGGTCCCCTCGGTGAAGAAAG GCTACCCGGGTCGCAGGGTCCAGAGTCCCGGCAGCAAGAGCAACGACACGCTGAGCGGCATATCGTCTATCGAGCCCAGCAAGCGCTCGGGCTCCTCCCACAGCGTGGCCTCG ATGGTGGCCATGAACTCCTCCAGCCCAACGGCAGCTTCCTCGGGGCCCTGGGATGCCAGAGTGGCGGAAGAGTCTGGGGCCATGGGGGATGCCAAGGCAGAGAATCTCTACATTCAAG GAATGGAGCTGTTTGAGGAAGCCCTGCAGAAGTGGGAGCAGGCACTGAGCATTGGGCAGAGAGGAGACAGCAGCAGCACCCCGACCCCTTGGGACAATCTCAGGAGCCAAGAGACCATCTCGGAGATCCTGTCGGAG CCAGAGTCCCAGAAAAAGGAGTTTGCTGAGAAGCTGGAGTCTCTGCTGCACCGAGCTTATCACCTCCAGGAAGAATTTGGTTCCACGCTGCCGGCAGACAGCGTGCTGCTGGACTTGG aGAGGACGCTTTTGCTGCCGCTGACAGAGGGCTCGCTGAATCTGCGCGTGGATGACGAAGATAGCCTGGCCTCTGAGGACTCTTTCTTCTCTGCCACCGAG CTCCTGGATTGCCTGCAGAGCGGAGATCTCCCGTTCCAGCTGTCCAGGCCGGCGGCGGCCTACGAGCAGGCCTTACAACTGgtcagggaagggaaggtgacCTGCCGGACCCTCAG GACTGAGCTCCTGGGCTGCTACAGCGATCAGGACTTCCTGGCCAAGCTGCACTGCGTCAGACAGGCCTTCCAG GGTCTCCTGCAGGACGAGAACAACCAGCTGTTCTTTGGGGAAGTTGGGAAGAAGATGGTGACAGGACTAATGACAAAAGCTGAGAAG AACcccaaaggcttcctggagagctATGAGGAGATGCTGAGTTACGCCCTGAGGCAAGAGACTTGGCCCACTACACAGCTGGAGCTGGAAGGACGAGGG gTTGTGTGCATGAGCTTCTTTGACATCGTCCTAGACTTCATCCTCATGGATGCCTTCGAGGATCTGGAGAACCCACCCTCCTCCGTGCTCGCCGTCCTGCGCAACCGCTGGCTGTCCGACAGCTTCAAGGAGACG GCCCTGGCCACTGCCTGCTGGTCCGTCCTGAAAGCCAAGAGGAGGCTCCTGTTG GTGCCTGATGGCTTCATCGCCCATTTCTACTCCGTATCGGAGCATGTTAGCCCCATCCTCGCCTTTGGCTTCCTGGGGCCCAGGCCGCAGCTCTCCGAGGTCTGCAGCTTCTTCAAG CACCAGATCGTGCACTACCTGAAGGACATGTTTGACCTGGACAACGTGCGCTACACCACAGTGCAGGCGTTGGCCGATGACATCCTGCAGCTGTCGCGGCGGCGCAGCGAGATCCTGCTGGGCTTCCTGGGGACGGAGCCCGGGCGGGAGATGAACGGGACGCTGCCCGGAGGGAACGGGCTCACGGAGGAGCTCCTCTAG